The following nucleotide sequence is from Candidatus Zixiibacteriota bacterium.
GTGAACCCGGCGTCGGCAAAACCGCGATTGCCGAAGGACTGGCCCAGCGCATCATTCAGGGCAAGGTTCCCGAAATCCTCGAGAACAGACGCCTCGTGACGCTCGACATGACCTCGCTGGTCGCCGGAACCAAGTACCGCGGCCAGTTCGAGGAACGCCTCAAAGCGGTCATGAACGAAATCGTCAACACCAACGACGTCATCATTTTCATCGATGAATTGCACACCATCGTCGGGGCCGGAGGCGCCGAAGGATCGCTGGATGCCTCCAACATCTTCAAGCCGGCCCTCGCCCGCGGCGAATTGCAGTGCATCGGCGCCACGACGCTTAACGAATATCGCAAATACATCGAAAAAGACGGCGCGCTGGACCGACGTTTCCAGACCGTGATGATCGAGGAGCCGAACTACGCCGACACACTGGAGATCCTCAAGGGGCTCAATCCGCGCTATGAAGAACATCACAAAATTAAAATCTCCGATGAAGCGCTGATCGCGGCCGTCAAGCTCTCGGACCGCTACATCTCCGGGAAATTCCAACCCGACAAAGCGATCGACGTTATCGATGAGGCAGGATCGCGTGCGCACCTGAACGCCTGCACCAAGCCGACCGAATTCTCCGAACTGGAGAACAAGATTCTCGAGATTCAGACCGCCAAGGAAAACGCCGTCAAAAATCAGGAATTCGAGAAGGCCGCCGGTCTGCGCGATGAGTTGAAAATCGCGCGCGAAGAACTGGAAGAGAAGAAAAGAGCATGGCAGGAAGACCGTGAGAAGCTCCTGTACGTGCTCACCGCCGAGGATGTCGCCACCGTCGTCTCGAAGATGACCGGCATCCCGGTCCTGCGTCTGGAAGAAAAGGAATCCAAGAAGCTGCTCCGCATGGCCGAAGAACTCGGACGCCGGGTGATCGGACAGGAAGAGGCGATCTCGGTTTTGACCAAGGCGATCCGCCGTGCCCGCGCCGGTTTGGCCGACCCGCGCCGTCCCATCGGATCGTTCGTCTTCCTCGGACCGACCGGCGTGGGGAAGACCGAACTGGCCCGCGCGCTGGCGCAGTTCCTCTTTGAAGACGCCGACGCGCTCGTTCGCATCGATATGTCGGAGTACATGGAGAAATTCGCCGTATCACGCCTGATCGGGGCGCCGCCGGGATATGTCGGATACGAAGAGGGCGGACAATTGACCGAGAAAGTGCGCCGCCGCCCGTACTCGGTCGTCCTCCTCGATGAAATCGAAAAGGCGCATCCCGAGGTCTTCAATATCCTGCTGCAATTGCTCGATGATGGGCAATTGACCGATTCGTTCGGACGCAAAGTCGATTTCCGCAACACGGTCGTGATCATGACGTCCAACATCGGTACGCGCCAAATGCGCGATGAAAAGGCGCTCGGATTCCAGAAAGAGCATCTGGAAGGGTCGTATGACCACATGAAGTCCAAAGTGCTCACCGAATTGAAGAAGACGTTCAATCCCGAACTGCTCAACCGCATTGATGAAACCATCATCTTCCATGCCCTGGGCGCCGAGGAGATCAAGCAGATTGTCGAGATCGTTCTGGAAGACGTTTCCAAACGTCTGGCCGAACGCGGCATCTCCTTCGATTTGACCGCCGCCGCGCGCGCCTTTCTGGCGCAGAAGGGGTTTGATCCGACTCTTGGTGCACGGCCCTTGCGCAGAGCCATTCAAAAGTATCTCGAAGACCCACTGGCTGAGGAAATCCTTCGCGGTCAATTCGCCGGTGACTGCAATGTCAAAATCGACGCCGACCCCGATGGCGATAAGCTTTTGTTCAACATGGAGTTGACATCGGCGGCGCGCGAAAAGCCCACCGCCTCCAAGAACACGGTCGGGTGACTGATCCACTTGACCGATAACGCCGCCGGGCATATCTTCGACAATCCGCTGGTGCGGAGTGACGGACTTCCGAACGAATCAGGAGCATAGGTCAGATGGCGCATAAAAAGGGCGTGGGATCCTCGCGTAACGGGCGCGATTCGCACGGCCAGCGTTTGGGTGTCAAAATCTTCGGCGGCGAGGCCGTCAATGCCGGCACGATCCTTGTCCGGCAGCGCGGCACCCGCATCCACCCGGGCCGCAATGTCGGAGTCGGCAAGGACTGGACGCTGTTTGCACGCATCGACGGTAAGGTCTCGTTCGTGCGTGGAGCACGCGACCGCTCGTATGCCCATGTGGACCCTGCGTAATCAACAAGAAAAGTGAATGACAGGCCGCCTTTAGGCGGCCTTTTTTGTTGGTACCCGCCGACTGTGGCGATCGCGGCAAGCGGCTGAATGGAGAGCGCAATGGGAGCACGGATGGAGAAGGATACGATGGGCGAGATCGCGGTCCCCGACGACCGCTACTGGGGCGCACAAACAGAGCGGTCACGTCAGAATTTCAAGATCGGCGGCGAGCGCTTTCCGCGTTCCCTGATCCGTGCGCTCGGCATATTGAAGAAGGCGGCCGCACTAACCAATCAGGAATTGGGGCTGCTCTCCCAAGACAAGGCCGACCTGATTGCGCGCGCTGCCGACGAAGTGATCGACGGTTCGCTCGACGATCACTTTCCGCTGGTGGTCTGGCAAACCGGATCGGGGACCCAGACCAACATGAACGCCAACGAGGTCATCGCCAATCGCGCGATCGAGCTGGCGGGTGGGCGCATCGGCTCCAAATCCCCGATTCACCCGAATGATGACGTCAACAAAGCGCAGTCATCCAATGACACGTTTCCGACCGCCATGCACATTGCGGCCGCCGACGAAGTGACGCAGCGTCTCTTGCCCGCCATCCGCGGGCTGCGCGATACGCTGCGCCGGAAGTCGGATGCATTCGCCGACATCATCAAGATTGGACGCACGCACTTGATGGATGCCGTGCCGCTGACACTGGGACAGGAATTCTCCGGGTACACCCAACAGTTGACCAACAACATCGCGCGCATCGAATCGGCGCTGCCCTTCGTTTACGAATTGGCGCTGGGTGGAACCGCGGTCGGCACCGGGCTGAACACACATCCCGATTTTGCCGGAAAGGCCGCCGCCCGCATCGCCGGGATCACCGGGCTGCCGTTTGTCAGCGCACCCAACAAGTTCGAGGCACTGGCCGCGCATGATGCACTCGTGTCCCTCCACGGCGCGCTCAAGACGCTGGCAGCATCGCTGCTGAAGATCGCCAACGACATTCGCTGGATGGGATCGGGGCCGCGTGCGGGATTGGGAGAATTATCGCTGCCGGAAAACGAGCCCGGCAGCTCGATCATGCCCGGCAAAGTCAACCCGACGCAATGCGAAGCGATGACCATGGTCTGCGCGCAGGTGTTGGGAAATGATGTTGCCGTCAATGTCGCCGGATCATCGGGCAATTTTGAGCTGAATGTATTCAAGCCCGTGATCATCCATAATGTGTTGCAGTCGGTCCGGCTGCTGGCGGATGCGTGCGAGTCGTTCGACGCGCATTGCGCAGCCGGAATGACCGCCAACCGCGAGATCATCGAACTGCACATGACCCGCTCGCTGATGCTCGTCACCGCGCTGAATCCGCACGTCGGCTACGACAACGCGGCGAAGATTGCCAAGAAGGCGCACGCCGAAAACACGACGCTCCGCGAGGCCGCCATTGAGCTGGGCCTGCTGACCGCGGAGCAGTTCGACAGTTGGGTGCGCCCGAATGATATGCTGGGGCCGAAGGTCCTCTCTTGAGGGCCGAAGGGCTGAGAGTGCCTCTGCACAGTCGTAATGGCTCATTGCTGACGACCGGTGTACTCCGTATCCTGATCGCATGAATCGCAAAATCACGCGTCTGAAACGATTGACCGATCCGGACGAAGTCACGGTCATGCGCGGCACTCCGGCCGAGCGGATCGCGATGGTCTGGCCGCTCACACAAGAACTCTATTCGCTGAGCAAGTCTTACGATGTTGAACAGCCACTACAAAGACATGTTGTCCGCGTTGTCCGAGGAAGGCGTTAGGTTCCTCGTCGTCGGCGCGTACGCCATGGCCGCACACGGTTATGTGCGCGCTACGTCTGATCTGGACATCTGGGTTGAGCCCGCGCCAGACAACGCGCAAGCCGTCATGCGTGCGCTCCAACGATTCGGTGCACCAATGCATGATATCAGCGTACGCGAACTGGAACAGTCTGACACCGTTCTGCAGATCGGCGTCGCCCCCCTGAGAATCGACATTATGACCGGTGTGGCAGGATTGGAGTTTAGTGAGGCGTATCGGAATGCCGTGGAAACGCAAATCGACAGGATTACAGTTCGCCTGTTGTCTCTGAACGATTTGATCAGGAATAAGCGGGCCTCGGGCAGAACTCGAGACACTGCCGATGCCGAGGCCCTCGAATCACTGAGAAACTCAGCCGCTCCAGAGTAAGCAGGGGCATGACGTGTTGTGCCCATGACACACCGGGCAATGGAGTCTGCCTTCGACCGCCGACACGGCTGATGACTCCTGTGATCGAACACGAGGGTAATGATGCGACACATTGTGTTGATCGCCGTCGGCGGCAGTCTGGGCGCGGTCGCGCGATACGGTTTGACGGGGCTGGTTCATAAACACTTCAAGGGCCTCTTTCCGCTCGGAACGCTGGCCGTCAATTTGGCGGGGTGCCTGTTGATCGGCGTGATTATGGGACTGGTGGTTCAGCGGCAACTGTTCGCGCCGGGAACGCGCATCTTCTTGCTGGTCGGATTCCTCAGTTCGTTTACGACGCTCTCGACGGTATCCTACGAAACCTTTCAGTTTCTGCACGACACCGAGATCGCGCTGGCCCTCGGCAACATTCTGGCCAACGCGATTGGGGGAATCGTGCTGGTGGCCGTCGGCTGGCTGGCTGTTCGCTTCTTTGCCGGATTCGGAGGCATATCATGAAACTGGAAGGTGAAGGGCAGCTTCTCCGCATCCTGATCGGCGAGAGCGATCGTTGGGAAGGCAGGCCGCTCCACGAAGCCATCGTGCTGAAGGCGCGGGAGTTGGGGCTGGCGGGCGCGACCGTCCTGCGCGGACTCGAGGGATTCGGCGCGCACAGCCGCATTCATACCGCCAAAGTCCTGCGACTCTCCGAAGATCTGCCGATTGTCATCGAAATCGTCGACCGACCGGAACGCATCGCCATGCTCCTGCCGGAACTCGACAAGATGGTCTCCGAAGGAATGATGACGCTGGAAAAAGTCCAGGTCATCGCCTATCGGCACAACGGCGATGCCAGTCGTGCCTGACATGTTGCTTGGTGGCAGGGGAGCTGCGGCTGACCACAACTCACATCGCACCGTATCGCGCTCTCGTCGGTACCGCATTCCGGATAGGGCGCCGGCGGGCCGCCGGAAAGAAAATTCTGCAGAAAAATAACGTCGGCCACCTCCGCCGCCAGTCCGTTCCCATTGACATCGGCGGCCTTCATACAGGGAGGGACCGGCATGCCGGTGTCGATAAAGCTGAGCAGATCATCGAAGTCCCGTCCATCGACCACACCGTCACAGTTGAAATCGCCACGAATGAAGTTCTGACCGTAAACCACCGACGCAAACAGAAGGACCGCCGGTGCCACCAACCCCCAAACGACACGGAGAGTGCGGACCCGCATGACCCACCTCGATTTGAAATGTACGGTATTTACAATGACTGCAACTTCACGGTGTTAATTCTTCGTTAAGACCGCGGGTTTGTCAAGAGGGAAGAGTGAGCCAACCACGGCGAGTTACGTCACGGCCACTTAACCGGAGACGTAAATCAATTTTCTCAGATTCAGTTATGTGAGATAAATCAGGAGGATTTGTTTTTAGAAGTTAGCTGCCGCTCCAGCTCCTCGACCCGCTTCTCCAACTGCCGGATCGTCTTGACGTGATTGGGGAGTGAGTTCTCGACGGCGAAGATGCGTTTCTGATGGCCGACATCGCGCGCAGGCGATCCTAAGTAAACAGCGCCCGCCGGGACATCGTTGGAGACCCCCGCCTGCGCCAACACGATCGCGCCGTCGCCGATCTCGATGTGCCCGACGATCCCCGCTTGGCCCGCCAGCGTCACGCGATCGCCGATCTTTGTCGAGCCGGAAATTCCGACTTGCGAGATGATGATGCAGTGTTCGCCGATGCGGACATTGTGACCGATCATCACGAGATTGTCGATCTTGGTGCCGCGTCCGATGCTCGTCTGATCGAGCGTTGCCCGATCCACCGCGCAGCACGAACCGATCTCGACATCGTCGCCGATGGTCACGCCGCCGACTTGCGGAACCTTCACGTAGCGTCCATCGGACTGTGTGTACCCGAAGCCGTCAGCGCCGATTACGGTCGCGGGATGAATGCGCACCCGATCGCCGAGCGTGCAATCGTGCATGATGGTCGTGTAGGGACCGATGCAGCAGCCGCGTCCAAGCCGTGAGTGCCGTCCGACGAAGGACCCGGCGAGAATGACCGACCCCGCTCCGAGCGCGGCATCATCGTCGATGACGCAGTGGGCCCCGACATGCACGCCGTCGCCCAACTCGACGCGAGCGCCGATGCGCGCAGACCGG
It contains:
- a CDS encoding ATP-dependent Clp protease ATP-binding subunit; the encoded protein is MNESFSESARKAIEFARDEAARLRHDYIGTEHLLLGLIRLGEGQAVDIIANIGIDMAELKTSIEEVVQPSGGTMTMGQLPLTARAKKTLEVAGAEARALKSKEIDTEHILLALLKDEEGVAAQVLSMYDVDYKDAYEELKNIRGGKPSAFGKKRKKSKTPALDHFGRDLTELARKGKLDPIIGRENEIERVSQILSRRKKNNPVLIGEPGVGKTAIAEGLAQRIIQGKVPEILENRRLVTLDMTSLVAGTKYRGQFEERLKAVMNEIVNTNDVIIFIDELHTIVGAGGAEGSLDASNIFKPALARGELQCIGATTLNEYRKYIEKDGALDRRFQTVMIEEPNYADTLEILKGLNPRYEEHHKIKISDEALIAAVKLSDRYISGKFQPDKAIDVIDEAGSRAHLNACTKPTEFSELENKILEIQTAKENAVKNQEFEKAAGLRDELKIAREELEEKKRAWQEDREKLLYVLTAEDVATVVSKMTGIPVLRLEEKESKKLLRMAEELGRRVIGQEEAISVLTKAIRRARAGLADPRRPIGSFVFLGPTGVGKTELARALAQFLFEDADALVRIDMSEYMEKFAVSRLIGAPPGYVGYEEGGQLTEKVRRRPYSVVLLDEIEKAHPEVFNILLQLLDDGQLTDSFGRKVDFRNTVVIMTSNIGTRQMRDEKALGFQKEHLEGSYDHMKSKVLTELKKTFNPELLNRIDETIIFHALGAEEIKQIVEIVLEDVSKRLAERGISFDLTAAARAFLAQKGFDPTLGARPLRRAIQKYLEDPLAEEILRGQFAGDCNVKIDADPDGDKLLFNMELTSAAREKPTASKNTVG
- the rpmA gene encoding 50S ribosomal protein L27; protein product: MAHKKGVGSSRNGRDSHGQRLGVKIFGGEAVNAGTILVRQRGTRIHPGRNVGVGKDWTLFARIDGKVSFVRGARDRSYAHVDPA
- the fumC gene encoding class II fumarate hydratase, coding for MGARMEKDTMGEIAVPDDRYWGAQTERSRQNFKIGGERFPRSLIRALGILKKAAALTNQELGLLSQDKADLIARAADEVIDGSLDDHFPLVVWQTGSGTQTNMNANEVIANRAIELAGGRIGSKSPIHPNDDVNKAQSSNDTFPTAMHIAAADEVTQRLLPAIRGLRDTLRRKSDAFADIIKIGRTHLMDAVPLTLGQEFSGYTQQLTNNIARIESALPFVYELALGGTAVGTGLNTHPDFAGKAAARIAGITGLPFVSAPNKFEALAAHDALVSLHGALKTLAASLLKIANDIRWMGSGPRAGLGELSLPENEPGSSIMPGKVNPTQCEAMTMVCAQVLGNDVAVNVAGSSGNFELNVFKPVIIHNVLQSVRLLADACESFDAHCAAGMTANREIIELHMTRSLMLVTALNPHVGYDNAAKIAKKAHAENTTLREAAIELGLLTAEQFDSWVRPNDMLGPKVLS
- a CDS encoding nucleotidyltransferase; its protein translation is MLNSHYKDMLSALSEEGVRFLVVGAYAMAAHGYVRATSDLDIWVEPAPDNAQAVMRALQRFGAPMHDISVRELEQSDTVLQIGVAPLRIDIMTGVAGLEFSEAYRNAVETQIDRITVRLLSLNDLIRNKRASGRTRDTADAEALESLRNSAAPE
- the crcB gene encoding fluoride efflux transporter CrcB produces the protein MMRHIVLIAVGGSLGAVARYGLTGLVHKHFKGLFPLGTLAVNLAGCLLIGVIMGLVVQRQLFAPGTRIFLLVGFLSSFTTLSTVSYETFQFLHDTEIALALGNILANAIGGIVLVAVGWLAVRFFAGFGGIS
- a CDS encoding DUF190 domain-containing protein, producing MKLEGEGQLLRILIGESDRWEGRPLHEAIVLKARELGLAGATVLRGLEGFGAHSRIHTAKVLRLSEDLPIVIEIVDRPERIAMLLPELDKMVSEGMMTLEKVQVIAYRHNGDASRA
- a CDS encoding dockerin type I repeat-containing protein, with protein sequence MRVRTLRVVWGLVAPAVLLFASVVYGQNFIRGDFNCDGVVDGRDFDDLLSFIDTGMPVPPCMKAADVNGNGLAAEVADVIFLQNFLSGGPPAPYPECGTDESAIRCDVSCGQPQLPCHQATCQARLASPLCR
- the lpxD gene encoding UDP-3-O-(3-hydroxymyristoyl)glucosamine N-acyltransferase codes for the protein MNHTLAELAAYLEAGIEGTADSERIIEGVAGIEAARPGQLTFVGSAKFASHLTSTRASAVLVPSTGNGASAWRQIGRSDITFLTHPEPQKAFLRAVELFHPQVERPSPGVDRSARIGARVELGDGVHVGAHCVIDDDAALGAGSVILAGSFVGRHSRLGRGCCIGPYTTIMHDCTLGDRVRIHPATVIGADGFGYTQSDGRYVKVPQVGGVTIGDDVEIGSCCAVDRATLDQTSIGRGTKIDNLVMIGHNVRIGEHCIIISQVGISGSTKIGDRVTLAGQAGIVGHIEIGDGAIVLAQAGVSNDVPAGAVYLGSPARDVGHQKRIFAVENSLPNHVKTIRQLEKRVEELERQLTSKNKSS